A genomic window from Brienomyrus brachyistius isolate T26 unplaced genomic scaffold, BBRACH_0.4 scaffold1281, whole genome shotgun sequence includes:
- the LOC125730416 gene encoding splicing factor U2AF 65 kDa subunit-like: protein MVGSQMTRQARRLYVGNIPFGLTEEAMADFFNTQMRLAGLCQGPTNPVLAVQINQDKNFAFLEFRSVDETTQAMAFDGIIFQGQSLKIRRPHDYRPLPGISEQPAFHVPGVVSTVVPDSPHKLFVGGLPNYLSDDQVKELLTSFGPLKAFNLVKDSATSLSKGYAFCEYVDISATDQAVAGLNGMQLGDKKLIVQRASVGAKNANATAIIETPVTLQVPGLQRLQSSGMPTEVLCLLNMVMPEELVDDEDYEEILEDIREECCKYGNVRSIEIPRPVDGVEVPGCGKVGPVLSCTSGKKKTSVGTKHRLMGAFLAQKCFENGIIFCVRKTI from the exons atggtcggcagccagatgacccggcaggccaggcggctttatgtcggcaacatccccttcggcctgacggag gaggccatggcggatttcttcaatacccagatgcgattggctggcttatgtcaaggtcccaccaatcccgtcctcgctgttcagataaaccaggacaagaactttgccttccttgaa tttcggtccgtggatgagaccacgcaggcaatggccttcgacggcatcattttccagggtcagtcgttaaaaatcaggcggccccacgactatcgccccctgcctggcatctcagagcagcccgccttccacgtaccag gggtcgtctccaccgtggttccagactcgccacacaagctctttgtcggaggcctgcccaactatctcagtgatgatcag gtgaaggaactcttgacgtcgttcggacctcttaaggccttcaaccttgtgaaggacagtgccacgtcactgtctaagggttacgctttctgtgaatacgtggacatcagtgccactgaccag gccgtggctggactcaatggcatgcagctcggagacaagaagctcatcgtccagcgggcaagcgtgggggctaagaatgccaacgct acggccatcatcgagacgccggtgacgctgcaggttccagggctgcagcggctgcagagctccggcatgcccacggaggtgctgtgcctcctcaacatggtcatgcccgaggagctggtggacgacgaggactacgaggagatcctggaggacatccgggaggagtgttgcaagtacggcaacgtgcgctccatcgagattccgcggcccgtcgatggcgtggaggtgcctggctgtggcaaggtgggacccgtactctcctgtaccagtggcaaaaagaagacctctgtaggcactaaacacaggctcatgggagcatttcttgcacaaaagtgttttgaaaacggaataattttttgtgtaagaaaaacaatctga